The following nucleotide sequence is from Tardiphaga sp. 709.
CCGCACCGACACGCCAGGATGTCGCCGAATAGTCCCGTGTGTAGCTGTTGGCGGGATTGCGGTAGTCGGTTCGTTCGACGGTCGGTTGGTCCTGGCGGACGCCCGCGATCAGCGACAATTGTTCGGTGACGGCCAGTCGGTTTTCCGCGAAGAACGCGTACTGATTGGCGACGCTCTTGAAGCCGGGAATCGTCGGATCGGGGCTACTGAACAGGCCGGGATCGAAATTATATGGATTGACCGACGACGTACCGCCATAGGGCGAATTGTTAGTGTGCTTGAAGTCGATGCGGTTGACGTCGAAGCCTGCCACGAAGGTGTTGACCATGCCGAACAGATGGCCCTGGAAGGTGGCGTCCATGCGGTCGCCGATCTGCTGCTGCTGGTGGAAGATTTCGAAATAGTCGCTGCGATCGATCAGGCCGGTGCCGGAGTTGAAGCCGTAGATCTCGACCTCCTTCCAGTGGCGCTTCGCATACATGTAATAGAGCGTGTTGCGCAGGGTGATGCCGTCACTGACCTGCCACTCGGTCTTTACCTGGCTCCAGCTGTCCTGATAGCGAATGTTGCTGTCGCTGACATTGTAGTTCTTGAAGCGGATCGCCTCATTGAGCTGGCCATTGATCAGCGGCGTGCCGAAATATTTTGACGGATGGCGGTCGCCATAGTCGGTGGAGAGCGTCCAGGTGATGTCCTCGGTCTGCTTGATCTGCACCGCGGCGTGCAGCGCGATGTTCGAGGTGTTGTCGCGATCGACCCAGCCATCGGACGCGTTGCCGGTGACGGCGATGCGATAGGCAACGTCCTTGCTGACCGGACCGCCGCTATCGAGGGCGATGCGGCGCGTCATGTTGCTGTCGAGCGAGATTTCAGCCTGGTTGCGTGGCACCCAGAGCGGCAATTTCGAAATCACGTTGATGGCGCCGCCGATAGCGCCTTCGCCATACATGACGGAGGCCGGGCCGCGCAGTACTTCGATCTTCTCGGCGGTCCAGGTGTCGAAGGGGAAGTTCACCGTGCCGGAGCCGACATAGAGGCGCGTGCCGTCATAAAGCGAAGTGACGGAGCCACTTCCGGCGAAGCCGCGGGTGCTGAAAGCGATGCCGCCATTGCCGGGTTCGCCGATGGCCGTAAAGCCGGTAGCATTCTGCGTGACGGCATCGACCACGTTCTGCTGGCCGCGTTCGGCCATAGTCTCGGCGGAGATCACTTCGACGCTGGCCGGCGTCTGCAGGCGCGTGAGGCCGAGGCGGCTGCCCGTGGATGTCGTGCCGGTGAGGTTGAGCGTCGGCGCTGCGAAGACAGGGCCTGTCGGCGTGGCAACCGGCGCGCCGGTATTGGCGGCGACATTGCGCTGCTGCCGCGAGCGCGCAGCGCGCGATGCAGTGCCGTTCGTGGCGCGGCGTGCCCGCTGAGGCGTCGCTGACGGCTGAACTACAACAGGATCGAGCGTCTGGCTGGGCTGTGCAGCTTGTGCCCAGCTTTCACTCGGACACAACAAGCAGGAGAGAGCAATAGAATAAAGAAAGGGCGTATGTCGCTTCAATGCGACTGGAGAAACGGAGGTCATGAACAGGACTCGCGGTTACGTGGCACGTCACCGCAAACCAAGTCGCCCCGCCGCTTTCAAACAGGCAGTGTGACTTCCACCAGGACACCCCGCCCAATGTGCTCGCGTGTGACCACGACTGGCGGCAGGTCTCCTGGCTCGCGGGTCAGTGCCTGTCGCCGCCTTCCCAGGTGAATACCCAGTGGCTCTTGGCGCAGGCTCGCCGCTTACAGTTGCGGGGGCAGCCGCGGAATCGGGGGATCCCCCTCACCGCATTCCCTTTTGATCCCCGAAGGGGAACCGTCGCATTCACGTTAAGGTGAAATTTCCAAATGTGTCAATCAAGCTGCCAGTCATTCGCAGCTTGCTTTGGCGGGTGTTGATATTGCGCATCACCTGTCATCGCAGCGTCAAGCGATCTGCCTAGAGCCACTGGTGCCAGAGCCAGGATCAGGAGTTCGCCATGGCACTACGTTTATCCCGTCGCCGCTTCCTCGCGCACTCAGCCGTAACAGGCGCAAGCTTCCTGGCGATGCCTTACCTCAGCCGCGCGCAGGATCGTCCGGTCGTGTCGCATGGCGTGCAGTCCGGCGATGTCGGGACGAGCAGCGGCATGATCTGGTCGCGCGCCGATCGCCCGGCGCAGATGATGGTGGAAGTCGCCACGACCGAATCCTTCAGCAATGTGCGCATGTTGCCGGTTATCACGGCGCTGCCCGAGAGCGATTTCACGGCGAAGCTGTTGCTCGATAATCTGCCCGCGGGACAGGACATCTTCTACCGCGTCAAATTCCGCGATCTGTCGCATCCCGAAATCGTCAGCGAACCTGTGATCGGCCGCTTTCGCACCGCGCCGGCCGATCGCCGCGATGTATCCTTTGTCTGGGGCGGCGATGTCGCCGGGCAGGGCTGGGGCATCAATGCCGAGGATGGCGGCATGGTCACCTTCGCCACCATGCGCAAGCACAACCCGGATTTCCTGATCCATTCCGGCGATACGATTTATGCTGACGGTCCGATCCTGCCCGAAGTGAAATTGCCGGATGGCACGATCTGGAAAAACACCATAACCGTGCCGGAGAAGGCGAAGGTCGCCGAAACGCTCGATGAATTCCGCGCCGCGCACAAATACAATCTGCTCGACGACAATGTCCGCGCATTCAATGCGCAAGTGCCGATCTTCGGCCAGTGGGACGATCACGAGGTCACCAACAACTGGTCGCTCTCGAAGCAGTTGCCGGCGTCCTACAAGGAGCGCGACATCACGCTGCTGGCTGCGCGCGGCGCGCGTGCCTTTCACGAGATGTATCCGATCTCGATCAATCCGGCCGAACCCGGCCGCGTCTATCGCACGCTCAATTACGGCCCGCATCTCGATGTCTTTATGCTGGACGAGCGCAGCTATCGCGGGCCCAACGGCCCGAACCTGCAGGCGAGCTATGGTCCCGACGCATATTTCATCGGCCCGGAGCAGATGGCCTGGCTGAAGCGCGCCTTGATCGCATCGAAGGCGACCTGGAAGGTCATCGCCGCCGACATGCCGATCGGCCTCGTCGTCTATGACAACGCTGCCGACAAAACCGGCTCTGAGGCCATCGCGCAGGGCGACGGACCGGTGCGGGGCCGCGAGCTGGAAATTGCCGATATCCTGCGCTTCATCAAATCGGCCGGTATCCGCAACACGGTCTGGCTGACCGCCGACGTGCATTACACGGCGGCGCATTATTACAATCCCGACAAGGCGCAGTTTCAGGATTTCGAGCCGTTCTGGGAGTTCGTTTCGGGCCCGTTTCACGCCGGAACTTTTGGGCCGGCGGCGCTCGACGATACCTTCGGTCCTGAGGTCCGTTTCGTGAAGGCGCCGGGGCCCGATAAGCAGAATTTGCCCCCGTCGGCAGGCATGCAGTTCTTCGGCCACGTCAAAATCGACGGCCAAAGCGGCCAAATGACCGTTACCTTGCGAGATCGGGCCGATATGGCCCTTTGGGCCACGGTTCTGGACCCGAAATTGGGCTAACCATTTGGCAGATTCGCATTGTTTTTCGGCGATTTTCCCCTATATTGCGCCGCAACGCGTCCGAGTACCCGGCCCCTTCTGGCCGGGTTTGCTTTTGGAGGGATTGCCCCAGCGCGTTTTCAGACGAGGCAGTTATCGAACGCGCTCGAGCGCAAGGCTGAGGCCTTTTGTCGAGCATGTCTTGTTGAACCCGCTCAAGGGCACCCAGACCGTAACCAGAAGAAGACCTATGAACCTTCGCAACATTGCTATCATCGCCCACGTTGACCACGGCAAAACGACTCTCGTCGACAAGCTGCTGCAACAGTCGGGCACCTACCGCGACAATCAGCGCGTCCAGGAACGCGCGATGGATTCGAACGACATCGAAAAAGAGCGCGGCATCACCATTCTCGCCAAGTGCACCTCGGTGCTGTGGGATGAGGTCCAGATCAACATCGTCGACACCCCGGGCCATGCCGACTTCGGCGGCGAAGTTGAACGCATCCTGTCGATGGTCGATGGCGTGATCGTGCTTGTCGACGCTGCTGAAGGCCCGATGCCGCAGACCAAGTTCGTGGTCGGAAAGGCGTTGAAGCTCGGCCTCAAGCCGATCGTCGCCATCAACAAGGTCGACCGTCAGGACGCCCGCATCACCGAAGTCGTCAACGAAGTGTTCGACCTGTTTGCAGCGCTTGACGCCACCGACGACCAGCTCGACTTCCCGATTCTGTACGGATCGGGCCGCAACGGCTGGATGGCCGACAGCCCGGACGCGTCGCATGACGTCGGCATGAAGCCGCTGTTCGATCTCGTCATCAAGCATGTCGCGCCGCCGGTGGTGGAAGAAGGTGCGTTCCGCATGCTCGGCACCATCCTCGAAGCCAACCCCTATCTCGGCCGGATCATCACCGGCCGTATCTCGGCGGGCTCGGTCAAGCCGAACCAGAGCGTGAAGGTGCTGTCGCGCGACGGCAAGGTTGTTGAAACCGGCCGTATCACCAAGATCCTGGCGTTCCGTGGTCTTGAGCGTCAGCCGGTTGAGCTCGCCGAAGCCGGTGACATCGTCGCCATCGCCGGCCTGCCCAAGGGCACTGTCGCCGACACCTTCTGCGATCCGTCGGTTGAAATTCCGATCCAGGCGCAGCCGATCGATCCGCCGACCGTGTCGATGTCCTTCATCGTCAACAATTCGCCGCTCGCCGGCACCGAAGGCGACAAGGTCACCAGCCGTCTGATCCGCGACCGCCTGCTGCGCGAAGCCGAAGGTAATGTCGCGCTCAAGGTCGTCGAATCTGCCGATCGCGACGCGATGGAAGTGTCGGGCCGCGGCGAATTGCAGCTCGCGATCCTGATCGAGAACATGCGCCGCGAAGGCTTTGAGCTTTCGGTGTCGCGTCCGCGCGTGGTTCTCACCAAGGACGAGAACGGCAACACGCTGGAGCCGGTCGAAGAAGTCGTCATCGACGTCGATGAGGAATTCTCCGGCGTCGTCGTTCAGAAGATGAGCGAACGCAAGGCCGAGATGATCGAGATGCGTCCGTCGGGCGGCAACCGCCTGCGTCTGGTTTTCTACGCGCCGACCCGCGGCCTGATCGGCTATCAGGGCGAACTCATGACCGATACCAAGGGTACCGCGATCATGAACCGCCTGTTCCACGACTACCTGCCCTATAAGGGCGAGATCGCCGGCCGCCGCAACGGCGTGTTGATCTCCAACGACCAGGGCGAAGCGGTTGCCTATGCCATGTTCAAGCTGGAAGATCGCGGCCCGATGATGATCGAGCCGGGCTGGAAGGTCTATAAGGGCATGATCATCGGCGAGCACACCCGCGAGAACGATCTCGAACTCAACGTTCTCAAGGGCAAGCAGCTCTCCAACATCCGCACCACGTCGAAGGACGAAGCGGTGCGTTTGACGCCGCCGATCCGCATGACCCTCGAAAAGGCGCTCGCCTATATCGAGAGCGACGAGCTGGTCGAGATCACCCCGAAGTCGATCCGCCTGCGCAAGAAGCATCTCGATGCCAACGACCGCAAGCGCGCCGAAAAGACCAAGGAAGTGATCGCGTAAGCGACGAGCTTTCTTTGGCGAGTTACGAAATGCCCGGCGAGAGCCGGGCATTTTTTGTTTGGCACTGTCATTCCGGGGCGCACGCGCATCTTTGCGCGGGCGAACCCGGAATCCCGACATGGTTGAACACTTCGGGATTCCGGGCTCGTGCCCTCAGCTGCGCTGAGCGCCCGCCCCGGAATGACAAGCTCTATGGTTAGACCTTCGGCGCCCCGACCTGCTTCAACGGATCGGCCTTCGCAAACGCCTCCATCGCCTCGCAGGCGGCGACGATGCGGTCGATGGTCGGGATGCCCGCAATTTCGATCTTCAGCACCTTCATGGTTGCGGTGATGCTGAGCAGGCAGATATCGGCGATGGTCACCTCGTCGCCATGACAGAAGCGGCCGGTGACGGGCTCGCTGGCGAGGCGCTTTTCCACGGCGGCGAGGCCCGTGGTGAACCAGTGCACCAGCCAAGCGCGAACTGCGGCATCGTCAAAGCCGGCGGTAATGGCGAGATATTTGCGCACACGCGGCGTAATGAGCGGATGGGTGTCGGCGGCCAGCATCGCGGCGATCGAACGCACCCGTGCGCGGCCGTGTGGATCGCTCGGCAGCAGCGGCGGGGTCGGATGGATCTCGTCGAGGAATTCCAGGATCGCCAGTGATTGCGTCAGCGGCAGGTGGCCGGGCTCGATCAGGGCCGGAATCGCACCGAGCGGATTGATCTTGAGGAACTCGTCGCCGCGCTGCTCGCCCTTGTCGAGGTCGATCACGCGCTCGTGCGCTTCCAATCCCTTCAGGTTGAGCGCCACGCGGACGCGATAGGTCGCGGACGTCCGCCAGAAGCCGTAGAGTTCGAAATCGTGTGGGGCTGTCATGCATCTTCTCCGAGGGCAGCGGTGGCTTGAATAATTCAAGCAAGCCTTTATCCCGTTGTCACCCGTTTCCCATTCGCTGTGAATACCGACGCGATGACCAGACTGCCTTCCGAAGTAGATGTCGCCATCATCGGAGCCGGCGCTGCCGGCCTCGGCGCCGCTCGTATGCTGGAAGGTTCCGGGCTCTCGGTGATTGTGCTGGAAGCGCGCGACCGGATCGGCGGCCGTGCCCATACGATCATGGCGGCCCCCGGCATTCCGTTCGATCTGGGCTGTGAGTGGCTACACTCCGCCGACAAGAATGACTTCGTCGGCATCGCGAAAGAGCTCGGCTTCGCCGTCGACAAGTCGCGTCCGCCGTGGCGCGATCAGGCCTATGACGCCGCCTTCTCAAAGGCGAAGCGCGATGAGTTCTTCGCCGCGATCGACGCGTTCTATGAGCGCGCCGAGGAGGCCGCGGAAAACGAGATCGATGCGCCGGCCGCGACGTGCCTCGAGCCCGGCAATCCATGGAATCCGATGATCGATGCGATCTCGACCTATATCAACGGCTTCGAGCTCAAGGATGTGTCGCTGCACGACATGGATGCCTATGAGGACACTGACATCAACTGGCGCCTGCCCGATGGCTATGGCGCGCTGATTGCGGCCTATGGCGCGCCGTGTCCGGTGGCGCTGAACACCGAAGTCACTGTTATCGATCATTCCGGCGCGCGCACCCGCATCGAAACATCGCGCGGCACGCTCAGCGCGGCGAAAGTCATCGTCTGCGTGCCGGCCAATCTCATCGCCAACGAGAATATCCGCTTCACGCCGCCGTTGCCCGGCAAGGTCGAGGCCGCCGCAGGCCTGCCGCTCGGCGCCGACAACAAGGTAATGCTGGCGCTCTCCGACGCGGAGAAGTGGCCGTCGGATATCGGGTTGCGCGGCGCCGCCCTGCGCACCGGCGTCGGCAGTTTTCACCTGCGCCCGTCCGGTCGCCCCTGCATCGCCGGCTTCTTCGGGGGGAGTTTCGCGCGCGAGCTGGAAGACGCCGGTGAGGGCGCGCTCGCCGCGCAAAGCATCGACGAGATCGTGGCACTGCTCGGCTCAGACATCCGCAGCAAGCTCACGCCGCTCGCGGAATCCCGCTGGGGCCATGATCGCTTCGCGCAGGGCGCCTATTCGGCGGCGAAGCCCGGCCATGCCGATGCTCGCGCGGTCCTCGCGGCGCCGGTGGATGGCAGGCTGTTCTTTGCCGGCGAAGCGACGTCGCCGAATTTCTTCTCGACAGCGCACGGGGCAAGGGAGAGCGGGGAGAGGGCGGCCAAGGAGGTGGTGAGTGCAGGTAAGCGCGCGAAA
It contains:
- a CDS encoding TonB-dependent siderophore receptor, encoding MTSVSPVALKRHTPFLYSIALSCLLCPSESWAQAAQPSQTLDPVVVQPSATPQRARRATNGTASRAARSRQQRNVAANTGAPVATPTGPVFAAPTLNLTGTTSTGSRLGLTRLQTPASVEVISAETMAERGQQNVVDAVTQNATGFTAIGEPGNGGIAFSTRGFAGSGSVTSLYDGTRLYVGSGTVNFPFDTWTAEKIEVLRGPASVMYGEGAIGGAINVISKLPLWVPRNQAEISLDSNMTRRIALDSGGPVSKDVAYRIAVTGNASDGWVDRDNTSNIALHAAVQIKQTEDITWTLSTDYGDRHPSKYFGTPLINGQLNEAIRFKNYNVSDSNIRYQDSWSQVKTEWQVSDGITLRNTLYYMYAKRHWKEVEIYGFNSGTGLIDRSDYFEIFHQQQQIGDRMDATFQGHLFGMVNTFVAGFDVNRIDFKHTNNSPYGGTSSVNPYNFDPGLFSSPDPTIPGFKSVANQYAFFAENRLAVTEQLSLIAGVRQDQPTVERTDYRNPANSYTRDYSATSWRVGAVYTPIQNLAFYGQYSTAADTVGGLISASNANAKFELATGKQAEIGVKQSFWGGRGEWTLAAYQIEKNNLLARDPNNLDLVVQVGRQSSRGVEASIGLVLDHGWRIDANTAFLRAKYDDFLQPSGVNFAGNVPVSVPQNVSNIWATWGFAPNWSANAGVQIVGKTFADSANTLEMPSYTLVNAGLQWKPDVNTTVSLRVYNLFDKIYATSSYSDNQWILGMPRTAQLAVNVKF
- a CDS encoding alkaline phosphatase D family protein, which produces MALRLSRRRFLAHSAVTGASFLAMPYLSRAQDRPVVSHGVQSGDVGTSSGMIWSRADRPAQMMVEVATTESFSNVRMLPVITALPESDFTAKLLLDNLPAGQDIFYRVKFRDLSHPEIVSEPVIGRFRTAPADRRDVSFVWGGDVAGQGWGINAEDGGMVTFATMRKHNPDFLIHSGDTIYADGPILPEVKLPDGTIWKNTITVPEKAKVAETLDEFRAAHKYNLLDDNVRAFNAQVPIFGQWDDHEVTNNWSLSKQLPASYKERDITLLAARGARAFHEMYPISINPAEPGRVYRTLNYGPHLDVFMLDERSYRGPNGPNLQASYGPDAYFIGPEQMAWLKRALIASKATWKVIAADMPIGLVVYDNAADKTGSEAIAQGDGPVRGRELEIADILRFIKSAGIRNTVWLTADVHYTAAHYYNPDKAQFQDFEPFWEFVSGPFHAGTFGPAALDDTFGPEVRFVKAPGPDKQNLPPSAGMQFFGHVKIDGQSGQMTVTLRDRADMALWATVLDPKLG
- the typA gene encoding translational GTPase TypA, with the protein product MNLRNIAIIAHVDHGKTTLVDKLLQQSGTYRDNQRVQERAMDSNDIEKERGITILAKCTSVLWDEVQINIVDTPGHADFGGEVERILSMVDGVIVLVDAAEGPMPQTKFVVGKALKLGLKPIVAINKVDRQDARITEVVNEVFDLFAALDATDDQLDFPILYGSGRNGWMADSPDASHDVGMKPLFDLVIKHVAPPVVEEGAFRMLGTILEANPYLGRIITGRISAGSVKPNQSVKVLSRDGKVVETGRITKILAFRGLERQPVELAEAGDIVAIAGLPKGTVADTFCDPSVEIPIQAQPIDPPTVSMSFIVNNSPLAGTEGDKVTSRLIRDRLLREAEGNVALKVVESADRDAMEVSGRGELQLAILIENMRREGFELSVSRPRVVLTKDENGNTLEPVEEVVIDVDEEFSGVVVQKMSERKAEMIEMRPSGGNRLRLVFYAPTRGLIGYQGELMTDTKGTAIMNRLFHDYLPYKGEIAGRRNGVLISNDQGEAVAYAMFKLEDRGPMMIEPGWKVYKGMIIGEHTRENDLELNVLKGKQLSNIRTTSKDEAVRLTPPIRMTLEKALAYIESDELVEITPKSIRLRKKHLDANDRKRAEKTKEVIA
- the maiA gene encoding maleylacetoacetate isomerase produces the protein MTAPHDFELYGFWRTSATYRVRVALNLKGLEAHERVIDLDKGEQRGDEFLKINPLGAIPALIEPGHLPLTQSLAILEFLDEIHPTPPLLPSDPHGRARVRSIAAMLAADTHPLITPRVRKYLAITAGFDDAAVRAWLVHWFTTGLAAVEKRLASEPVTGRFCHGDEVTIADICLLSITATMKVLKIEIAGIPTIDRIVAACEAMEAFAKADPLKQVGAPKV
- a CDS encoding NAD(P)/FAD-dependent oxidoreductase, translating into MTRLPSEVDVAIIGAGAAGLGAARMLEGSGLSVIVLEARDRIGGRAHTIMAAPGIPFDLGCEWLHSADKNDFVGIAKELGFAVDKSRPPWRDQAYDAAFSKAKRDEFFAAIDAFYERAEEAAENEIDAPAATCLEPGNPWNPMIDAISTYINGFELKDVSLHDMDAYEDTDINWRLPDGYGALIAAYGAPCPVALNTEVTVIDHSGARTRIETSRGTLSAAKVIVCVPANLIANENIRFTPPLPGKVEAAAGLPLGADNKVMLALSDAEKWPSDIGLRGAALRTGVGSFHLRPSGRPCIAGFFGGSFARELEDAGEGALAAQSIDEIVALLGSDIRSKLTPLAESRWGHDRFAQGAYSAAKPGHADARAVLAAPVDGRLFFAGEATSPNFFSTAHGARESGERAAKEVVSAGKRAKA